The sequence below is a genomic window from Anser cygnoides isolate HZ-2024a breed goose chromosome 8, Taihu_goose_T2T_genome, whole genome shotgun sequence.
CCAGCGAGAGGCACATAAAAGctgccagccccttccccgcACAGCCCTCCAGCCTCAGCGCTCGGCTTGCTGCAGCGGGGGGatctgggaggggggggggatttcTCTGCTAAAAAGGGCTGAGCCTGACGGATTTACCGGCTCAGCGCCTCTCCCCAGCGCCGCCGTGTCGCTGCCCTCCGCGGGCTGTGGCCCCGTTACTGGTTAACTCGCCCCGGTGGCCCGATGGGGCTGGCGGTGGCGTGATCCTCACCGCGCCCGCCCCGTCGCACCGGCAGCGACCGCGCACCCAGCGGGAGGCACCGGCTCCGAGGGGCTCCGGGCTGCCCGGTGCTGAGGTTCCCGGCTGGGTCGGAGCCGTCGGGGCCGTCGAGGCcatggtgctggtgctgccgctggtgctgctgctgctggcggcgaaggcggtggcggtggaggagctggcggaggagctggtgctggccCTCGGGGCCGCCGATGAGGTGGTGGCAGCCGTCGGGGCCGCCCCGTCGGGGCACGCTGCCTTCCATCGTGCTGCCAAGGTGAGGAGCGGGGTGGTCGGGGTGGTGGTCGTGTGTGTCCTCTGTCCCCTTCACCCTCCCGACGCCGAGCGCTGTTGTGTCCCCGCAGGCGTCGTGGCGGCTGCCCGGGCGCTACGTGGTGGTGCTGCGGGAGGGCAGCGGCGAGGCCGAGGTGCGGGGCACGGCGCGGAGGCTGCAGGCCCgggcggcacggcacggctaCCTCACCGAGCTGCTGCACGTCTTCCACCTCCTGCCCGCCTTCCTGGTGAAGATGAGCAGCGACGTCCTGGACATGGTACGCAGCAGCACCCATCTGCTGGGTGTGTGGGTGCTGAGGCGATGGGCACCCAcctccacccccagccctggagcTTTTCCAAAAGGACCCGGCTTTGCCCGGGCTTTTGCCACCTTCATGAAGCCTTCAAGGCGTAAGCCGGGTGGTGAGGGAGGGTGCTGTGCCTCCCCGCAGGCCCTGAAGCTGCCGCACGTGGAGTACGTGGAGGAGGACGCCTACGTCTTTGCGCAGAGCATCCCCTGGAACCTGGGCAGGATCGTGCCGCCGCAGCCCAGCTCGGGTGCCTACAGCCCTCCCAGTAAGTGTTGGGGCACGGGCAGGGCCGTGGGGCTCTGGGGAAGGATGCTGAGCTGTCTGCTCCCGTCCCGATTTTGGGAGCATCCCAGAAGGCCCGGGCTGACCGTGCTGGTTGTTGCCTTTTCCCCTGACCCCATCCGTGGCAGATAAAGGCGACCAGGTGGAGATTTACCTGCTGGACACCAGCGTGCAGAGCACCCACCGGGAGATCGAGGGCAGGGTGCTTGTGACCGACTTTGAGAACGTCCCCGAGGAGGACGGCACCCGCTTCCACAGGCAGGTGAGCCTGCGGGTGCTGCGTGCTGCAGCCTGGCGAGGTCCCCGGGCACCCACTGGACTGAGGCACTGCGGTGTCGAGCTGTCATTGCCatggggaaaaagcaaagcacaaggggagggctggggagggcactggggtgtTACAAACACGCTCTGAGGCAATGGGTTGGAGCGTAAAACCTTGCCTGCACCAGGCCAGCAAGTGTGACAGCCATGGGACCCACACGGCCGGGGTGCTGAGCGGGCGCGACGCCGGCGTGGCCACGGGTGCCAACATCCACAGCCTGCGCGTGCTGAACTGCCAGGGGAAGGGCACCGTCAGCGGGACCCTCAGCGGTGAGTGCCCCGGCCGGGACAGGACAGCGCTACCTGAAGGCCTGTCCTGTCATTGTTCCGTCCCTCGTCCCGTCCCCCAGGCCTGGAGTTCATCAAGACGACGCTGGAGGCTCAGCCCTACGCGccgctggtggtgctgctgcccttcGCCGGTGCCTACAGCCGCGCGCTGAACGCCGGCTGCCGCCGGCTGGTGCAGATGGGGGTGGTGATGGTTGCGGCCGCCGGTAACTACAAGGATGATGCCTGCCTGTACTCGCCAGCGTCTGAGCCAGAGGTAGGGGCTGGGTGGGTTCCCCGAGGcatggggacacgtggggatGTGCTGCCAGCCTGCATCCCCCTCTGTCGCCCCCCCGGCAGGTCATCGCGGTCGGGGCGACCAACAGCGAGGACCAGCCCGCCTCCATCGGCACCCTGGGCACCAACTTCGGCCGCTGCGTGGACCTGTTCGCCCCGGGGGACGACATCATCGGCGCCTCCAGCGACTGCAGCACGTGCTTCACGGCGCAGAGCGGCACGTCGCAGGCGGCCGCGCACGTGGCAGGCGAgtggggcgctgggggggtgGGCCAGTTGGGTTGGGGGCATTTATTTGCCAGCCAAGGTTTTGGCGTATTTGGCTCGTTTGGGTGCTGGGGCCCACATGGACCTCCGATGCCCCGTGTGTGCAGATGGTGGGCTGCAGCAAGTTCTTCTCGCATGTCACCTCCCGTGGTCCTGTTGTCCCCTCTCTGGCTCCCAGCTGGGCACCCATCAGGTCCCTGGGGGCCCCAGCCCTGACCCCCGTTGGTCAGCAGCGCCATGCTCATGCCCACGCTCCTACCGCCCCAGTGTGCCAGCATCTCTCTGCAGTCACACTGCATGTCCCCCCGGTTCTCACCGCGGCCCCTCGGCTCCCTGCAGGCATCGCAGCCATGCTGCTCAGCGCCGAGCCCAGCCTGAGCCTCGCCGAGCTCCGGCAGCGCCTCCTGCACTTCGCCACCAAGAACGCCATCAACGCGGCGTGGTTCCCCGAGGAGCAGCGGCTCCAGACGCCCAACAGCGTGGCGGGGCTCCCCAACCGGCTGGGTGCAGGTAAAGACCCCGAGGTGTCCTAGGGCCTGAGCATGGCTCCAGGTGCCACTAAGGGCTGACACCGCCTGCCCCGTTGCAGATGAGCAGCTGTACTGCCGCTCGGTGTGGTCGGCACGCTCGGGGCTCACCCGGCACGCCACGGCCGTGGCTCGCTGCGCCGGCGACGAGGAGATGCTCAGCTGCTCCAGCTTCTCCCACAGCGGCCGGCGGCTCGGCGAGCAC
It includes:
- the PCSK9 gene encoding proprotein convertase subtilisin/kexin type 9: MVLVLPLVLLLLAAKAVAVEELAEELVLALGAADEVVAAVGAAPSGHAAFHRAAKASWRLPGRYVVVLREGSGEAEVRGTARRLQARAARHGYLTELLHVFHLLPAFLVKMSSDVLDMALKLPHVEYVEEDAYVFAQSIPWNLGRIVPPQPSSGAYSPPNKGDQVEIYLLDTSVQSTHREIEGRVLVTDFENVPEEDGTRFHRQASKCDSHGTHTAGVLSGRDAGVATGANIHSLRVLNCQGKGTVSGTLSGLEFIKTTLEAQPYAPLVVLLPFAGAYSRALNAGCRRLVQMGVVMVAAAGNYKDDACLYSPASEPEVIAVGATNSEDQPASIGTLGTNFGRCVDLFAPGDDIIGASSDCSTCFTAQSGTSQAAAHVAGIAAMLLSAEPSLSLAELRQRLLHFATKNAINAAWFPEEQRLQTPNSVAGLPNRLGADEQLYCRSVWSARSGLTRHATAVARCAGDEEMLSCSSFSHSGRRLGEHMEDKEGRKQCVAHNAFWGQGVYAIARCCTWPKAECRINASSQAAEGAGCSPQDHVLTGCSFHSPSATLGDGSRPVPGPGAGPGRCAGGTEVMAHASCCPAAALECRVKEHAPQGSAEKVTVSCDDGWTLTGCNAYSQGPGTLGSYAVDDTCVAVSAAGSWAAAAVAICCRSRQ